A segment of the Halodesulfovibrio aestuarii DSM 17919 = ATCC 29578 genome:
ACAATGCCGGAACCAGAAGCATTGTGTGTCAGGTAGGTACGGGCTACGGAGTGTCCGCCGAGCCATGAAAGTTTGGGCTTGAACACAGCACCGCACTGGATAACAAAATTGTAGGCATCGATGGAGCCTTCGGCGATCTTTTTGGTTATTTCAACATGGTTGATGCCGCGACCAGCCTTGAGCATGTCGTTAACCATGGTTTCAATGCTGTCTTTAACGCCTTCTTTTTTCTGCAGTTCACTGCCTGCAACCGCAAAAAGGCCGCCGTTGATGCAGGAGTTGCCGCCCAGCACGCGCATTTTTTCAACGACCATAACATCGAGGCCCTTGCGGCGCGCTTCAATGGCTGCGGACAATGCGGCAAAACCGCTGCCGATAACCAGCACGTCAAACTCACCGTCCCACTTTGTGGTCGGTAGTTTGGAACGAACTGAAGGGGCTTTTTCACTGGCAAGACTGCCGGTCGCACCAAAAAGGACAGCTCCAGCCGTCACGGCGCCTCCATTCATGAGCAGCTTACGACGGGACATCATATCTGCTTTACCTTTTGTACCCTTAGAATCAGGCATACACACTTCTCCTTTAAAATTCACTCTAAGTCTCAGTGGACAGCACAGTTTCGTTGCCACAGTCCTCCAACCGTGATTACAATGCAACGTCACCCGCAGGTCCGCTCGCAAGCTCCCTGAGGTCTTCGAAGTCTGCTGATCCGAGAAAGCGGCGTTGTTCCTCTCCGGCGAAGAAGAGCAGGAAAGTTGGACTCCCATCCAATTTCAGTTTCTTCTCAAAGTATGAACCGTATGCAGGATTAAGGATTGCACAGGTAACGCGTTTGGCAGCCGATTGTGCAAAATCCGCAAGAATCTGCATCTGCCTGCTTGAGATCAGGTCATCCGAAAGATATCCCACCAGCAGTAGGCCCATGCTTTCTTCAAGCAGGGAGTCGTACTGGTCGGGAGTCAGCACTTTACATCTGTTAAGAGTCATGGTTTACACTCCTGCGTTACTGTAGCAGTTCGCGTGCCATAATTTAAAGTTGAGCATATGTTTCTGATTTAAAAGGTTAATTTAAAAAGATGACTATGGGTTGGCTTTGCATAAATTATTCTTTGTTACATAATTCACATGATGTGTAATATGCAATGTGTAATGTGTAACGTGTAATGTTACAGTTTGTTTTACACTTTGTGTTACCTTAGTTATGTAATGAAATTTGACTGTCAAGAAAAGTGTAACGTTAACCTGTAACGGATTTACTGCTCGGAAATCCCGACCTGTTTCATCCAGCGGTAAAGGGTCGGGCGGCTGATGCCCAGAATGCGCGCTGCTCGAGCCTTTTTCCAGCCCGCCTGTTCAAGTGCATCGAGTACCTTTTGCTTATCAAAACTTTGTCACTTTGCTGATGTCTCGTTGACAGCCGTCTCGAGTGTGGATTGGGGCAGTTGTTTCGGCTTCTGTTGCGGTATAGGGGAGGCGGGCAGGCAATTGCAGCTAGCCTTAAAATTCTGCGGAAGATGGATGCACCGCAGCATTTCTTCAAGGCATAAAATGGTCGCGTATTCGATGCAATGACGCAGTTCACGAACATTACCCGGCCAGTCGTACTGCATGAGCGTATCCAGTAATTCCGGGGAGATGGATTTAATTGAGCGGCCCAGTTCATGGTTGAAGAGAGTGATGAAATTTTCAATCAGCAAGGGGATGTCCTCCTTGCGTTCGCGCAAGGGAGGCATTTCAATCTGGAATACATTGAGCCTGTAGTACAGATCCTTACGGAATGAGCCGTCATGAACTTTTTGTAACAAGTCGGCGTTTGTGGCGGTCACAACGCGTACGTCGGCTTTACGCGGCTTGGTGCTGCCTACCCGCTCGTATTCCTTGTATTCAAGAAAACGCAATAGTTTTAGCTGGATAGAAAGAGGAAGGTCGCCGATTTCATCAAGGAAGAGAGTCCCTCCTTCGGCTGCGGCAACCCGGCCTTCGGAATCGCGGCTGGCTCCAGTAAAGGCTCCGCGCACGTGCCCAAAAAGTTCGCTTTCCAGCAATGATTCCGAAAGGGCGGCACAGTTTACTTTGACAATTCTATTCTCTGCTCTGACCCCGGTATAGTGCAGGGCGTCGGCAACTAATTCCTTGCCGGTGCCGGACTCCCCGGTAATCAACACTGTGGTAGCAATGTCCGAAAGGCTGTGCACCAGAGCGGCAACCCTTTTCATAACGTCGCTTTTTCCGACCATGTTGTTGAGCAGTTTGCGGTCCTCAAGCTGCCGCTCCAGAACCGCGAGTCGGGTCATATCCTTAATGACCAGAACAGCACCTCCGAAGCTATATTCTCCGGTGCGTAGGGGGGCAGCGTTGAGTTCCAGCTTGCATACCTTGCCCTCGGGCGTGGTCGTATTTACCCGGAAATGGGAGGTCAGCCTGCCCAGCTCCAGAGTCTGGCGGATTACGCTGTTGTACGGCGCGGAATCTTTGCCGAAACACTGCTCAAAAGTCTTCCCTTTGTAGTCCGCTAGAAAACCACCATAAAGGGAAAGGAAAGCCGCGTTGGCAGAAAGGATGCGTATCCCCTCGTCCACAGTGACAATCGCATCCGGGATGCTGTTAAATGAATTCTCCAGATTTAAACGCAAGCGATAAAGTTCATTGGTACTCTTCTGGAGTTTCTGTTGAGCAGTTTCCAGTGTAGTTCTAAGGAGGTGTTGAAGATCCTTATCACGCACTTCATCAATGCGTTTTAACACATCGGCTATATTTAATTGATTCGGGTCGGGGTTTTTCATGTCGGCTCTTAATTGGGTATTTATTTTTTTCTATGAGAGCAAAGAATTTGAGTCAAGGATCAGGCACAGTAAATGCAACATTATTCCGAAAACAAGAATCAAAGTGTAACATATTAGTGTAAAGTTTTGATTCTAACAATTTCATATTAGGAATAAAAATGAAGACTCTCTTTGAAAAGTGTAAACTCGGTTCGCTGAATCTTAAAAACAGGCTGGTCCGCAGTGCCACCTGGGAAAACATGACCACAGAGAACGGGCGCATGACTCCCCGACTTTACGAGATATATAAAACCCTAGCTGAAAATGAAGTGGGGCTGATCATCACCGGGTACGCCAATGTGGTGGCTGAAGAGCAACCCAATCCGGGTATGATGGGCATTTACGATGATTTTTTCATAGCCGATTATCGCAGACTAACTGACATAGTACACAAACACGACTCCAAAATTATCCTCCAGATTGCTTATGGCGGGACAAAAACTACTTACAACGTGGGCGAACGGACGATCTTCGCGCCGAGTAATGTTCCCGAGAGAAGCACCGGTACCTGCGGTATGCCCATGACTAAGGATGAAATCAAGTCTATCATCAAAGCTTTTGCCGCTGCCGGGAAAAGGGCCAAGGAATCCGGTTTTGATGGGGTTGAAATCCACGCAGCTCATACCTACCTGATCAACCAGTTTTTGAGTCCGTATTATAATAACCGCACCGATGAATACGGCGGGTCATTGGAAAACCGCATGCGTTTCATGGTTGAAATATACGAAGCCATGCGCAAAGAAGTAGGTGCAGACTACCCGATTCTGGTCAAGCTCACCGCCAGTGAGTTCTTTGAGGGCGGACTGACCTTTGATGAAACAAGAATCATTTGTATCAAGCTGGATAAAATGGGCGTGCAAGGACTGGAGATTTCTGGCAACATCCACGGCAAGGCCAAATCCATGGCTGGTGAATTTTTTGATGGTCATGAACTCAAAAAACAGGGCTACTTTGTCGAATATGGCGACATCATCAGCCGAGATGTGGATATTCCGGTCATTACCGTGGGCGGCTTGTCACAACCGGATCATATCGAATCCATACTTAACGAAACGGAGATTAAACTCTTCGGCCTCTCCCGCCCGCTACTAGCAGAACCTGACCTGTTCAAACGCTGGAAAGAAGGTGACAGGAAAAAAGCCAAATGTGTGCACTGTTCCAATTGCAGGCATGATGACGGGAATTATTGTGCTGTGTTTATAGATAAATAGTGCTTTGATTTTGATGCGGAAGGGAGTTTGAATAACAATCTCCCTGTCCGTAAATTGTCCGCAAATCTGTGTACAATACTCTGTATTTTTAGGTGCTTTTGGAAATAGGCTGAAATAAGGGTAGGGCACATGAATCAAGATATTACAGGGCGTCCCGGCGGAAAAAATGATCTCCCGTCAGACAATTTTTAATCAGTAGCTCGGCGGTTCAATTTCGGTTGTTGGTTTCTGTAAATATAATGGGTTATAGTGTTTTTGCTATAAACCTTTTTATGGTTCCATGAATGAGTATGACGTAACGCACGAAAGCATTTCCAAAATCACCAGCGAGGCTGCTTTGTTATCAACTCATTCAGGGCATGAATTGCATCCTCATCTGACCGGATTTGTCGAAGCCGATAAAACGCCGTCCGCGAGAATCTCACACAGGCACAATCTCGAGAAATCGAAAGTTTGTGCTCAGCAACAAGAAATAGAACTACTTCACGTCTACAGGACGGCACTAAAGCTTTTTTCCGACGAAGATCCTTCAGAGCACGATTTTCGAGCGTCATATCAGCGTACATTCGTTTTAGCTGCGACAATTTATGTTCCATATCTTTCAACCGCTTCAGGTCTGAAGCCTGCATGCCGCCTTACTTCAACTTCCAGTTATAATAAGTTGCATCTGAAATTCCATGTGCACGACAAATGTCTTTCACGTTGCTTTTCATTAACGCGTGATTTCTTCATAGATACCTGCTGACTGCGTTATGCCAGAAAACTCTATTTTTGACTTATGTCTTTTTAAGGGAAGACCTCAACACTGCTGGATAAAGCAGAACAAATTGGAACGGTTTCAGGTGGTATTGCTGGTGCTACTACCGGATGTCTAAGTGATACATCTGGAGCGGAATTGGGAAGTGCACTTGGTAGAATGGTTCCTGCTGTTGGCCCTGTGATTGGCTCTACTGCTGGAGCGCTAATGGGAGCGTTGGCTGGTTTGGTTGTAGGGACAACTGTAGGGCGTTCTGTTGGAAGGCAAATTGATACTACTATTTTGAAAGAGTATGTCTGCAGAAATTGTGGTTGTGAATTTAAGTTGTAGTTGGAAGAGGAGTCAGTATTGGCTCCTCTTTTTGTGTTAAGGTGCCAATCTCTTGTATGTATATAATATACGAGAAATATTTCCGTCAAATTTATTTGTGTTGTTTTACATAGAAACGACATTGTGAAGTTTGTCGTATTTAATTCTTTGTAGCTCTTACTTTGCTAGGTAAATAGGTAATACCTAAATAAGAACTCTTTATTATTTTTTCTAGAGAAGAATAAAGTAAGCTTGAAAGATAGCAATAGGACTTATGACTAACCAACAGAGTTAGTCATTTTTTTTTATTCTAATAACTAGATTAGATAACAGAAAACAAAGGAGTAAAAAATGAAGCATAAAAACGTAACTTATGATTCCACTTACAAGGACCTTCCAATCAATACTGATTTTGAAAAAGATCAAGGATGTATTGAAGAAATACTAGAGAATATAAAGGGGATTCTTGAATCCCAATTCATAAAACATAACAAGGTACTTGTTGTCCGTTTTGACTTACGTTTCCCTGCTGGATATTCAGCGTCACTTGATAATCATGCGATATCTACGTTTTACGATACGTACATTCGTAATTTAAGTCGTAATGGCTCTAGTCCAAAGTTGCTTTGGGTTCGTGAGCAATCTCGTGAGAAGCATCAGCATTACCATTGTATGCTTACTGTAAATGGCAATAGGCATCAGGCTCCACATACGCTCTTAAAAAAGGCTGAGGAACACTGGAATCGAGCTGTAAAAGTTGCTCCAAGCCCCCAGGGGTTAGTGCATTACTGTCATAAAGACCGTCAGGGCAATTCTGTTACGAGTTACTACAACTTCCGTCGTAGTCAGGATAATTTTGAGGACTTATATGCGAAATGTTTTTATCGCTGCAGTTACTTAGCCAAAGTTAATACTAAAGGCTATGAACCGAAAGGTAAGCACATGTTTGGGTGTTCTCAATGGAAGCATATGCCAATAGGATGATGACGGAAAAAAGTAAGGAGTATTATATATCCTGAGAATCATCTTCACATATGTGTGTCGTTTTAAGAGTCCGGATGGAGTTTATTGCTCTGTCTGGGCTCTTACTTTGTAAACATAGTGGTTGCAGTGAGTTGGGTAGATATGTACTGCGTGCTGTTTAGAGTGCTTAAAGCTTAACTTAGAACAGCACAGCAGGTAGAAATTACCTCGTAACTCAGCCTGTTAACTTTATGCGTGAAAGACGTATTCACGTTCATTAAGAGGAAAGTGTGATGAGAAGACAAAAGTACTCAAGCTACTTAACCTGTCATGATGGCATGTTCTGCCTAAACTATATTCCGATTGGTAACAGTATTGAGTTTAGAGTTCTTGAAATAGAATTCTGGCTGCTGAAATGGGTTGATGGACAGGTCGTAAAGCGCCGCAAGTTAAAGCCTGGAGGAAGGTGGCCTGAAGGTTACTCAATCTCAGCTGACTTGATTATTACTCTGGACGGAGAAGACGTATGTTTCACTCTTTATGGCCAAGCTGTGGATTTGATACCTTCTCCATATCTGGATCAGGTTCCAATGGGGGGCGGGATTGTGCCTCATGACGCTTTAACGCATGCGACATGTCAGTCTGTGGACGGAAGGAATATGATATCGCTTCAATGCATTACGTAACACACAAGGTGAAATCTCATTTCCGAGGTCTCACCTTGTATATTCTTTTATCTTACGAGGCGTAGATATTCTTTTTGAGCTTCAATGTGGCAGCGAAGAATAAAACTAACGAAGTCAGAGTCATCAGTATGTGCTTTTTCTAAGCTTGCAATGTATTCGCTGCGAAGAACGGGTGGGATAATTGTGATGAGGTGCCCAGCCTGAATAAGTAGTAAATTCATAAGCAGTCTGCCAACTCTACCGTTACCGTCCACAAAAGGATGGATAAACACAAATTCTTTATGGGCTTGAGCAGCGAAGACGACAGGATGTAGTTCTTTTTTCATTGCAGGAAGTTTGTTGAAGAACTCGGTCATTAAAGGCTGCACTTCAGCAGGCTTTGGAAAGCTATATTTTGACCCTGATAGAAAGATTCTCTTGTCTCTGTAGATCCCTGCCTGATCTTTATCCACACGGCCATAAACTAAGCTATGGATTTTAAGTAGATCTTCTTCAGATAGTAATTCGCTTGATGCAATATCGTGAATGAATGAGAAAGCTTCGCTATGCCCCAATACTTCCATATGTTCTTTAATGGATTTACCACCAATAGTAAGCCCATCCTCGATAATAACCTTCGTTTCACTTTCAGTGAGAGAGCTGCCTTCAAGGGCGTTACTGCTGTAGGTTAAGCCGATTCGATAGTATTCTTTAAGCTGTAAGATCTCATCTTCATCTAAAGGGCGAAGTGACTTTATTTCGTTTTGGAGATCGTCAATTTTTTTTAGTTCGTTGGCGAACATTTTTTTTCCATTTTCTTTTTAAGAGATTAAAAGAAATTTTAATATAGCAGTTTGTCTATTGAGACGCTAGCTGTGAAAATGAGTTACTTTTTATCCTCCCCCCCCTACCTGGAATTGTGCATTTTGACTGTTTTTTAAGGGGGAGGGGGTGATAAAATGTGGAGATATGCCGTGCTGAGGGCGCAAGTAAAGACCCTAATCGACTAACAGCAAGCTGTGACTGACGCTCGTGCATAACCCGCATCACGCCAAGGCCGACAAAAGTCGAAAGGTTGGATTGTTATAGTTAGTTTAAAGAGTCTCTTGTTATCCTCCTTGGTAAAAAAATGGATTCGGTTCCTCTATTCAGAGAGATTGCTACATATTAGGTCCTCCTTAAATTTAGTCTTCATACTACCTCCTTTGAATAAATTCTGCATATTGGTCCCTCCTATGACTGAACATGCTGTGGTTTTGTTGTTTCGTATCACAATGCGTTGAAGAGAGAAAAGCGGAGTGGGAAGGATTGGGGAAGTAGGGTGACGGTTTTATATGGTAACGGGTGGAATAGTTTGTAAGTGGGGGCTAGCTTAAAGTAGGAGTTCCTTGTAGAGGGGACTTAGCTTTATGATGACGTTTTTAGTAATGACAATAGGGTATTATATTGCATTGTCGTGCCACATGCAGATTTGTCTTTTTATGCATTTGATAAGCTGAACCAGCTGCTCCAAGGATAACTATGAAGTTAGAACGACTACGAATTTCAAATTTTCAATGTTTTGGGCCTGAACCTACTGAGATCGAACTTGAGAAGGTCACAGCATTAATTGGACCGAATGGTGCTGGTAAGACTGCAGCTCTGCAGGCTTTGAGTAGAATGTTTGCGTTTGATCCAGCGCTTAGAAAGATACAAAAATCGGATTTTCATAGGCCTGTCGGGCAGGAGCCAGTAGGTGAGTCTCTTTCATTTTGGGTAGAAGCCGATTTTATAGTTAATGAACTTAATAACGATGATCCAGAAGGTGAACATGCTGTGGCTGCTCATTTTCAGCATATGCGTTTAAATGCCCCTGAAGAGCTACCTATGGTTCGATATAGGCTAGATGCAGAACTTAACATTGTCGGTGAAATAGAAGCTTCTTTGCATTATGTGTCGAATATAAAACCTGACGGTACGTTTGATAAATTTTCTGTAAGCAAACTTGATCGTAATAATATTCAACTTCATTACTTACCTGCGAGAAGAGACCCCTCTGACCACATCGCGTATGGCGTAAATACTGTTATTGGTCGGATTTTAAGGGCTGTTGAGTGGAAGGCACAGCAAAGTGATGTTGAAGCACTAGCCTGCGATGCAGCTGAGTGTCTTGGGGAAAATACAACAGTAAGTTCATTTAATGAACTTTTAGAAAAGTATTGGGGACGACTGCATAAGGGAGCGTTTTTCAAAGATCCCAAGATGAGTTTTGGAAGCAGTGATATTGAATCCTTTTTAAAGCATCTTAGTATCCTTTTTAGCCCAGGGCATGATGAAGAGTTTGTTGAGTATTCTCGTTTGAGTGATGGCCAAAAGTCTCTCTTATATATTGCTTTGGTCTTAGCTTCTCATCGATTTGGACAATCTGCATTAGCTGGGGGTGAAGAAGGATTTGATGTAGATAAAATGCGTCCGGCAGTGTTTACCATTTTAGCTGTAGAGGAGCCCGAGAATAGCCTGGCTCCTTATTATTTAGGTCGGATCATAGACGCACTTGAAAAGCTTGGTAGAGATGATAGCTCGCAGTCTCTTATTGCAACTCATGCCCCTTCTGTCTTGAAAAGAATTGAACCAGAGCAGGTGCGTTATTTTCGACTCGGTCCTAATCGTACTACATATGTCAAAGAGATTGTGATGCCTGGTAAAGAAGATGAGGCTCATAAGTTCGTAAGACAGGCTGTTATGGCATATCCAGAGGTTTATTTTGCAAGAGTGGTTGTCCTTGGTGAGGGGGACAGTGAACTGCTAGTATTGCCAAAGCTTTTTGAGGCTAAAGGGATGCCTGTTGATCATTCAGGGATAGTTGTCGCCCCGCTAGGTGGGCGGCATGTGAACCACTTCTGGCGGCTTTTGTTCGCTCTTGGGATTCCTTTCGTAACACTACTTGATTTAGATGTTGCAAGATATGGTGGTGGATGGGGGCGATTAAAGTATGCTTATAATGAATTAAAAAAATATAGACCCTCAGATGATCTTTTTGAGACGCTTGATGACAAGTATATCGAAGCATGGAATAGTCAGAAGCATTTAGTTCGAAATTATTTTGAGATTAATACTCATGACAAAGTGGTTAATGATTTTGAGGAGGCAAATATTTATTATTCTTCACCGTTGGATCTCGATTTTTCTATGCTTTGCTGCTTTTCTGCAGAGTATGGTGCAAAGAGTGCTAGGTTACCTAACAAGGCAACCATTAGGTCAGTACTAGGCAAAGGGTACTTTAAGGCAGCTCAGTATAGAGTAGAGGAAAGAAAATTTTTTGAATCATATCATAAGTTATTCAAGGTAAACAGTAAGCCTGCGACCCATATAACAGCCTTAACTAATATTGAAAGTGGGAAACTCTGCGATACTATGCCTTCTTTTTTATCGCGACTTATAGATAAAGTTAAAAATCTCCTTGAGGAGGCTCCAGAGTGATCGATGTAGCTGGTTGGAAACCTTCAGGGGTTGAACAGATGGAACCGGCTGCATTAAGTGCCGCAACATCGATTGAGGGGAGCCTGCTGCTAACTGCTGGACCAGGGGCTGGAAAAACAGAAGTATTGGCTCAACGTGCAGGCTTTTTGTTGCAAACAGGACTTACCCGCTATCCTAAAAGAATTTTGGCAATTTCTTTTAAAGTTGATGCAACAAGAAATATAAAAGATCGGGTAATCGCTCGATGTGGTTATGAAAAGTCAACTCGCTTCGACTCTTTTACCTTTCATGGCTTTGCACTGATGCTTATTCAAAAATTTAGGCCCGTTCTAACAGGACGAGAAGCACTAGATGTAGACTTCACTGTTGGTGATGTGAGAGTTGATCGTAAGCAAATTACTTTTTCAGATTTTTTGCCGCTAGCAATATCTATACTTCAGCAGTGTGAGTATGCAGGCAGGGCGTTACGAGCAACATATTCTGATGTCTTTTTGGACGAATTTCAGGATTGTACAGATAGGCAGTATGAACTGTTGCAGCTTGCTTTTAAAGGTAGTTCTTCTCGTGTGGTAGCCGTTGGTGATTATAAACAGAGGATAATGGGATGGGCTAATGCGTTAGAGGGTGTTTTTGAACAATATCGTGAAGATTTTGAAGCTAATGTCTCTCGTCTTTATATGAATTTTCGCTCAAAAAAACGCTTGAGGCGAATGCAAAATGAGATTGTACAAGTTTTAGAGCCTGAGGCTGTTCTTAAAATGGTGGCAGAGGATCAAGAAGAGGGGACGGTTGAGATTTGGCACTTTGATAATTGTGCTGAAGAAGCGATCCAAGTTCGGAAACAGATACAGACTTGGATAGAAGAAGGTTTGCCCGTTTCAGAGATTGCGATAATTGTTCGGAGTGATTTGAAGTATTATTTGCAAAAAGTAATGAGCGAATTAAGCCAACATGAAATCCCTTTTCGAGATGAACATGAGAATCAAGACTTGATCCACCAACCAATCTTTACTCTTATCATTGATTACTTATTAATTCTCTTCGGTGATAGAGAACCTG
Coding sequences within it:
- a CDS encoding sigma-54 interaction domain-containing protein; the protein is MKNPDPNQLNIADVLKRIDEVRDKDLQHLLRTTLETAQQKLQKSTNELYRLRLNLENSFNSIPDAIVTVDEGIRILSANAAFLSLYGGFLADYKGKTFEQCFGKDSAPYNSVIRQTLELGRLTSHFRVNTTTPEGKVCKLELNAAPLRTGEYSFGGAVLVIKDMTRLAVLERQLEDRKLLNNMVGKSDVMKRVAALVHSLSDIATTVLITGESGTGKELVADALHYTGVRAENRIVKVNCAALSESLLESELFGHVRGAFTGASRDSEGRVAAAEGGTLFLDEIGDLPLSIQLKLLRFLEYKEYERVGSTKPRKADVRVVTATNADLLQKVHDGSFRKDLYYRLNVFQIEMPPLRERKEDIPLLIENFITLFNHELGRSIKSISPELLDTLMQYDWPGNVRELRHCIEYATILCLEEMLRCIHLPQNFKASCNCLPASPIPQQKPKQLPQSTLETAVNETSAK
- a CDS encoding NADH:flavin oxidoreductase; the encoded protein is MKTLFEKCKLGSLNLKNRLVRSATWENMTTENGRMTPRLYEIYKTLAENEVGLIITGYANVVAEEQPNPGMMGIYDDFFIADYRRLTDIVHKHDSKIILQIAYGGTKTTYNVGERTIFAPSNVPERSTGTCGMPMTKDEIKSIIKAFAAAGKRAKESGFDGVEIHAAHTYLINQFLSPYYNNRTDEYGGSLENRMRFMVEIYEAMRKEVGADYPILVKLTASEFFEGGLTFDETRIICIKLDKMGVQGLEISGNIHGKAKSMAGEFFDGHELKKQGYFVEYGDIISRDVDIPVITVGGLSQPDHIESILNETEIKLFGLSRPLLAEPDLFKRWKEGDRKKAKCVHCSNCRHDDGNYCAVFIDK
- a CDS encoding YagK/YfjJ domain-containing protein, with protein sequence MKHKNVTYDSTYKDLPINTDFEKDQGCIEEILENIKGILESQFIKHNKVLVVRFDLRFPAGYSASLDNHAISTFYDTYIRNLSRNGSSPKLLWVREQSREKHQHYHCMLTVNGNRHQAPHTLLKKAEEHWNRAVKVAPSPQGLVHYCHKDRQGNSVTSYYNFRRSQDNFEDLYAKCFYRCSYLAKVNTKGYEPKGKHMFGCSQWKHMPIG
- a CDS encoding Fic family protein translates to MFANELKKIDDLQNEIKSLRPLDEDEILQLKEYYRIGLTYSSNALEGSSLTESETKVIIEDGLTIGGKSIKEHMEVLGHSEAFSFIHDIASSELLSEEDLLKIHSLVYGRVDKDQAGIYRDKRIFLSGSKYSFPKPAEVQPLMTEFFNKLPAMKKELHPVVFAAQAHKEFVFIHPFVDGNGRVGRLLMNLLLIQAGHLITIIPPVLRSEYIASLEKAHTDDSDFVSFILRCHIEAQKEYLRLVR
- a CDS encoding ATP-dependent nuclease; protein product: MKLERLRISNFQCFGPEPTEIELEKVTALIGPNGAGKTAALQALSRMFAFDPALRKIQKSDFHRPVGQEPVGESLSFWVEADFIVNELNNDDPEGEHAVAAHFQHMRLNAPEELPMVRYRLDAELNIVGEIEASLHYVSNIKPDGTFDKFSVSKLDRNNIQLHYLPARRDPSDHIAYGVNTVIGRILRAVEWKAQQSDVEALACDAAECLGENTTVSSFNELLEKYWGRLHKGAFFKDPKMSFGSSDIESFLKHLSILFSPGHDEEFVEYSRLSDGQKSLLYIALVLASHRFGQSALAGGEEGFDVDKMRPAVFTILAVEEPENSLAPYYLGRIIDALEKLGRDDSSQSLIATHAPSVLKRIEPEQVRYFRLGPNRTTYVKEIVMPGKEDEAHKFVRQAVMAYPEVYFARVVVLGEGDSELLVLPKLFEAKGMPVDHSGIVVAPLGGRHVNHFWRLLFALGIPFVTLLDLDVARYGGGWGRLKYAYNELKKYRPSDDLFETLDDKYIEAWNSQKHLVRNYFEINTHDKVVNDFEEANIYYSSPLDLDFSMLCCFSAEYGAKSARLPNKATIRSVLGKGYFKAAQYRVEERKFFESYHKLFKVNSKPATHITALTNIESGKLCDTMPSFLSRLIDKVKNLLEEAPE
- a CDS encoding UvrD-helicase domain-containing protein, which codes for MIDVAGWKPSGVEQMEPAALSAATSIEGSLLLTAGPGAGKTEVLAQRAGFLLQTGLTRYPKRILAISFKVDATRNIKDRVIARCGYEKSTRFDSFTFHGFALMLIQKFRPVLTGREALDVDFTVGDVRVDRKQITFSDFLPLAISILQQCEYAGRALRATYSDVFLDEFQDCTDRQYELLQLAFKGSSSRVVAVGDYKQRIMGWANALEGVFEQYREDFEANVSRLYMNFRSKKRLRRMQNEIVQVLEPEAVLKMVAEDQEEGTVEIWHFDNCAEEAIQVRKQIQTWIEEGLPVSEIAIIVRSDLKYYLQKVMSELSQHEIPFRDEHENQDLIHQPIFTLIIDYLLILFGDREPEAWSNFWETIKIITLDVDSESFAQEIRDHLNGQCKKVKNSREEFLDFESKWTLVRELLNKLKHQRLALLSYEYQKLPRLQELVKQAKDLIEVDDEMDDSFVMALHAVGDINAVRLLTMHKAKGLEFEAVILQAVEANTFWGDDVDENLCTFFVGASRAKSHLVLTHCSQRERPEGFPVRRPWTQRRTPQNEYLGYARAVIPED